Proteins encoded together in one Lepisosteus oculatus isolate fLepOcu1 chromosome 2, fLepOcu1.hap2, whole genome shotgun sequence window:
- the ost4 gene encoding dolichyl-diphosphooligosaccharide--protein glycosyltransferase subunit 4 — MVTDVQLAIFANMLGVSLFLLVVLYHYVAVNNPKKLE; from the coding sequence ATGGTGACTGACGTGCAGCTGGCGATTTTCGCCAACATGCTGGGGGTTTCCCTTTTCCTCCTCGTTGTTCTTTATCATTACGTGGCGGTCAACAACCCAAAGAAACTGGAGTGA